Below is a window of Panulirus ornatus isolate Po-2019 chromosome 24, ASM3632096v1, whole genome shotgun sequence DNA.
ATGACAGTAGACATCTGTTGATGCCAGGCTGAGTAGTGCTTATACATATCTTAGCAATACATTCCCAAGagaatttttctttccttctttgtttCTCCATAGGAAAACTGAGGCCTATTTCACTTGCTTTCTCTATATATATCCTTACTCTAATACAGTATAATGTTCCCAAATTTCATGAGAAAAAAATTTCCTTATGAAAACACAATTTCAAAAGGCCCAAGAATTTCAAATGCTAGTTCGAGGAATTAAGGCAAGAAGACATACATATAAACGCTTATCACAAAATCCAGATGCAAGGGAGATTGGTAGGGCAAACATAGGATCACTCATAGGATCAGTTTTCTACTTTTTGTGTAAGAAATAATCATTTTTGTTGtacatgaatgaagaaaattcaGTATCagtcaaaaaacaaaaatacgtAAGCCTTGTTAAACTTTATCATAACCCTGCTGAAATAAGTAAGAAGCACCCAGCATCCAGTAGCTGTGTCACTGACATTAAAAACATAGAAAACTATGTCTTCATGTGAAACTGGATGTACTGTTGCAATAAGATACTGAACAAAGTTTTGTCAATATGAGCGAAGTGCTTTACTTTGTCATAAAGTAAAAATCTTTAACAATTATAGCAAAGTGCAAAATAATATATGAGAAAATGTCTAAAAACATTCCCTAGGAATGTACTCTTTTCATAACAATAAGACTATAATACAGTTGGCTTCACTTAAAATAGTAGTTTTCATGAATGCATCCTTTGCTTTAAATGACTGCAGCTAATCTAGATATCTAGTGCAACCTAAGAGTGCCATTTAGCAGTGGCATATCATGGAGTTTTGAAGAATCAGTAACTTTCTTCTGCCTGAGAGAGACTCAGTGACAAAGCATGGAGGCTTACTGCGCTCAGGACACTAAATAATGTAAGCAGCCTTCAATGAAGGGAGGTGACAGCCAATTATGGTAAACCACCCCCTACTTCCCTTGTGTCCATTACCGTGAGCAAGATAGAATGGCAACAAACAAAACTGAGATAGAAAGAGACAAAGAGAGGGGATGAAAAAACTTACATAGACATCCATAAATCATCTACTCTGCAAACAAAGCACAATTTTCTATACTCCTTATCTCAAGGCCCCTGATGAGACAGCTCACTAATACTGTAAGAGCACATCAACATAACATGGGTATTTACACAGATACTGTCGTTCTTTACTAAAAACAGCAATACATGATAAAATGTCATAAGGTCTTATCATCACAATGAATATCAATATGCTGTCACACTACAAACAAAGAGATCTTAAGCAGAACAAGGATTCACCATATGCTCTGCTTGTCAGGTTTCGGCAGGGCAATAATTCTCacgaaatatataataaaaatgggTAAATTGTCAGAAAGATAAAGGTGGTTATTAATTTGCTATATCGACTATCACACAGATTTAGAATATTAAATGCATCTAGCTAAATGTGTACACTTAAACCTAGACAAAACTTTTAATCCACTTACCCAACCCCAATGTTTGTAAAGTCTCGCTTAGTCTGGAAAGTGTATGCTGTGAGGCCACCAGTGATGACTAGGGTGAGGACAAATGCCTTCACTACCACTTCTGCATCATACATACTCACTGCTACTCCCACAGTGATAGCCTCTACCACTGTGAATGCAGCCAGCAGCACGAAATTTATGGGAACATGGTGTCTGAAAGAAAATTGTAGCCAACATATTAACTAAATAGTGTAAGACATTATATAAATCTAATACATTAATGAGTCTTTATTGCTCATATGCTATCAGGGTTCATTATAACTGAACAATCCTGTGTCCTAGAGATAGTTTTTGTCATCTTTCAGTGTTTTATTCCAATATTTTGCTAATTCCACCCTGGTTTTAATGCATTCTGGGTATATTAAGATAGGTGCACTCAATCAGATCagaatatatatgtttgatttaCCAAAACCATGCAAATGTATGTTGCAACCATCCCAAGTAGATCATTTTTATATGCTACAGCCCACAGTGAACTCTCATTTACATGTTTTGCTATACTGAAATGAAAAACTTTGTCAAGAATCATAAAATGTTGCAGTGAAATTCAGGAGCAATACGATTTTACAAAACATTAATGTAGCACTACAGCATACCAGAAAGAAATGCCAATAATCAAACTCAGGCAGCTGTTAAGGACAAGTGATGCAAATAAAATCCTAGCTAAATAATGAACAGATATGTAAAGGTAGTGAATGTTCCATGTCTATGAAAAGCATACTAATGTAATCGCAAAAGGTAAACTTACCTTTTTACATGAAGAGCAATCATAAGTACAATAACAAGGGGAAGGCACATTATAAGCATCCAAGGGTTGGCATGGATGGTGTCACGTAGAACTGGAGTGTAGGCAAATGCTGCTGCTACAACTACAGTCACAAGCAGCTGCACCGACAGAAGTCCATACACCTTGCGTAAAAATCCTGCAAATATTCATTACTTAcaataatgtatcatatattccATTTACTGACAGTACTAAACAGCTTAAAAGATATACTCTTGGCACACTCCAAAGCATCATTTAACAAGTATTCAGATTTGATGTTACTAGAATTGTTCTTACAAGGGATAGGTAGAAATGTAACATTTCTCGTAACAGTAAGGAATCAATAATACGTCAAAGGCAGGGAGTCTGGCCttgtctgtaattacctatttgtacagtactagGAGGAAGTCCTACATCTGTGGTGCCCAATCTTATGCCGTCTTTACTATTAgacaacttttcaaacttttatGTACAATCTGCACTGGCAGTCTCATCAATTAGGTTTTTCCATTCATTTATGACTCTCATTCTATTACCATCTCTTAACAACTTTTCCAACAAATTTCCTGTTATGACCTTTCACTGTTTTTCCCTTGGTATCTTTCACAGAACTGTTCAGTCAATGCTTTCATTCTGAACTAGCAACTTAAAAAGTTTGAATCATCTCCCCATATTCTCTTATCTTCCATTGTGGACAAATATATTCCTTCTACCTTCTCCCTGTGACTGAGCTCTCTATTTAAAGTATTCTCTGGGCCTTCTCTCTTAGATATAAATGTTTCAGTATAGTGACCTAATTTATGACACATACTTTATTTATGACACATACTTTAATGCAAATATGTACACAGtttactgaacatttccttatccatgaatgaACTGCAATTCTAATATCAAGCAGCAAATAATGTTAACATTTAGCCTAATATGGTGTTCTGGTAAAGGTCTTGAGTGTTATGTTTTAGGGGGAGCTGTAAATCTAAAAAATCCAATTTTACTTAGATTATTCCAGGTCCCTATAGCATGGGAGGGGCCTTTAAAAATCAGAATATCCAACTTTCCTAATACCAACCCCATCCTATTACTTTGAAGGGCCCTGAAAATGAGGGGATCTAACTTCAATATCCCAAAGCCTGATAGTCTGGGGCTCCTGAAAATTACAGGATCATTCCACTTGTGTAAAAGAATGTGACACAAGGGAAAAAGAGTTGTGATTGAGTCCCTGGTTACACCAATTACAGAAAGGTCTTTGCATTTGGTTCAAGATCTAAGGATCTGTAAAATGACTGATTGACTGAAGTAGCATTTGAAGTGAGATACTGGTGTATTCGTGAGACTCTTTAGCAATATAAGACTATAGGATTTGGCATAATTACTAACATCAATATAACACCTCTATAGGTTTGATTACATTTTGTTTAGTTTTGTGAGATTTGTCATTGTATGACAAGTCATGATAGTACTACACTTTTACTCATTTTACACATCTTTACCTCATTATTTCCATCTGCCTTGCTCATTTTGTGTCAAGATCCATGCACTCAGACTTCTATAATGTTATATACACACCAAAAAATTAATTGTTACATTGACTGTTTTTGACTATAACACTGAATGGTAAACTAGAATTTtactgaaaatctgaacaaaaagaACTTGAAGGAGTTCATCCAACACAAACATAACTGCACTTGCTTAAAATTGAGACACACTATCAAAGGAATATCAAAGTCAACTGTACTATGAAGACGATTTCCATAAATAATATTTCAATAAGGAGGCTTAAGTTCAGTGCAATACATTAGTAATTATATaaaaagttttaaaagaaaaatgcaagggaAGTAAAGTATAGAGTAAATACTGCTATGCTGATTAGGTGCAGCATAGAAATTATATTGATTTCAAGGAAACACAAATAAAAGAATTCCTTATATTAGCAAAAGCAAGTCACACGAGTGCTCAGGATTTACTAAGTTAAGGAAAATGTTAAGTCAAATATCATAAGTGTATGAGACACTTGTAGATATCAACAGGTTAAATATAAGTGTATGATACATTTGTGGATATCATCAATTTCTTTGAAACCTAACTTCTAACAGCTACAATCTCTCTCTAACAACATCTGAAAAATATGGTTATCATAGTTGTGATCCAGTAGCACATTATACACTGgagtgctatctatctatctccgattggattggattataaaatttaggcttacaagccaagcactggagcttctaggGCTATTAAGTGCTCTTAATACAGATTAAAATATTCTATCTTAAGAATTCATTTTAATTCAAACGaattaacacacacatatatatatatatatatatatatatatatatatatatacatatacacatgcacaaagacACTTGCATAATATATAATatctgtctctgatgcctgttcccacctagaACTACCACAAGGGGTGGATGCAACAATacggtctccataactagtgaactacagtactgcttctcagcctttaatgcctcacccttaacaagccactggcagaaagCAACTCTAATGCAATGTGTGCAGAGGCTCCTCTCTAATGtgcctactgactacttctacttaatgttcctacctaatattcctatctACTTCTTCGACCCTAAAGtatatacctaatgctcctgcctaaatgttcctaactactccTATCTATTTCCCTAAAAGttaagaatgagctatgtgagttaaaTGTCGTCAAATGATACGTATATCAAGgaaagattgcatgtttgtggaaagaatgccagtagtccacgtgtaggtgaggcagaaagaaaagccaGCCACCTGGGGTCAGAACAATGTAACTTGACAACTACCGAAGTGGTAGTTCACCAAGCAGCCATCATTAGCCCaccagatacccaggcgggtcgTACTGGttttatacctccctggtcgatagCTGCCAACTACTAACTACCTACTATATTGGAATGCATCATAACAACCAAACAACCTTCGGCATATTCTTACTATGTGGGAGTAAGGAAGACAATGATATACCATTGATATATTTCAACATCTATAATTAAGGTGAATCTTATCTGTTACGGAAATTTAAGCACGGTTTTCATTGATTTTGTTCATTTTATAAAGTGTTTCACCTAATTTAAAAACAATTAACAACATTTTCTTTCAGCTTCATAATACACCCTACCGACATATCGTCGTATTAAATTTATTCGACATTTTCATATCCACTCAGCTTCCATAACCTCGCCTAATtccttaagaatatatatttctaGGCTATTATTGAACTATATAATTTCTAATAAGAACTACCAAGTGACATATATTTATGTTATGATGCAAGTAGGACATTTCCCGCCCAATTTAACAAAATTATAATTGCATACCCATACGAATGTAGATATGGCTCGTTGCAACATTTGAGCCATACATGAAGTCATTCACGATTCCTCCCTTCTCTGCTTGACCCCCATCTTGAGGGATGAGAAGAGTCGTAGACATGGTGATGCTAAATTGAATCTTAATCCATAAACTTAAGATAAATCAGTAGGAATAACACATCCGCTGGTGACCATCCGTGTGTACTTGCTCCGAGAGGCCATGTGACGTCACACCCTGTGTTCGAATGCTTTACTTCGATATTTTTGATAGATTTATCTGGTACTTATGATACATCATTCCTTGTTATAACTTGTAAttcattcacacatatacaccaaC
It encodes the following:
- the LOC139757020 gene encoding protein lifeguard 4-like, with protein sequence MSTTLLIPQDGGQAEKGGIVNDFMYGSNVATSHIYIRMGFLRKVYGLLSVQLLVTVVVAAAFAYTPVLRDTIHANPWMLIMCLPLVIVLMIALHVKRHHVPINFVLLAAFTVVEAITVGVAVSMYDAEVVVKAFVLTLVITGGLTAYTFQTKRDFTNIGVGLVIALMVMIGLGLMNMFLGSSGLELALAGGSALIFCLFIVYDTQMMMQKLSPEEYILATINLYLDILNLFLELLRIFGDRKS